gttgtcttaaagggcataaaatgatgaatgaagGACGTAGGGCCGGGCGataatcaaatatcacgatattcttgaccaaatacctcggaAAATATTCCCCAGAAATGAtgtaatgacttagtgggtaaaggtaaataatagagcaactagaacagtctggtaaattcacaaaattacatcactttactgtaatgcggcctttaaaaccaggaaaagaaaacaccatattatatattaagatatccaaaatctaagacgacatctagtctcatatcacgatatcgatatattgcccaaccCTAGTTTAAAATCACTAAGGATAGAAACACAAAGTCAGGAGTGCGCAGCGCTAAAGGACCTTAAATCACGAAAAATTACCCATTGGGAAAAATACGTAAAATACGTCAGAATTTCAATGTCAGTGAGACATTTTCAATTGATCCAAATGCTTATTTAATCGTGGTCCTCCAGTCAGgtcctgttttgtctttttttaagtcagTCCGAAAAAACAATCCAGCAGTGGCAAAAAGTGGAGTGGCtttggaggccagggtggtgcaggaggccagggtggtgcagGAGGCCAGGGGGGTGCTGGGGGCCACGGTGGTGCTGggggccagggtggtgctgggggccagggtggtgctggggGCCAGGggggtgctggaggccagggtggtgcagCCTAGGTGCCACCGCTTGAATGAACAATCCCCTCTGGATATAAAAtgagacaacaccagggttaagctttattttagtttttttgttgtttttccagagTGTGGAGGCGCTGCAGGCCACACGGCTGGTGTTGCCACGCTCCCCCGGCTCCTCCGCCTTCCTGTACAACCAGGAGACGGTGTTCGCCTGCTCCACGGGAACCAGCAGGGGGGCCCTGCCCGACGAGAGAATCAGCTTCAACTCACCGGGTGAGAAAATCCACTTTGGCTTGCTAGAGTTAAAATGCTCTCCGACTTCATCCTTGGCTTCAGAtgaacacattattttttttttatatagaatGGAGAGTGATGAAATcagttcaatttcaattttatttatagtatcaattcataacaagagatatctcgagaccctttacagatagagtaggtctagaccacagtccagaatttacaaggacccaacaggtctagtagtttcctccagagcaagcaacaggaccacagtggcgaggaaaaacttcttttaggcagaaacctgggacagacccagacccaggacccagacccaggctcttggtaggcggtgtctgacgaccggttgggattagaatgaagagtggcaataacagtcccaaaaaatagtagaTTGTAGTActtcatggcgtagcagggcactgtgcggcattacaaggcacagcaggacgtagcaggacgttgCAGGACGTTGCAGGACgttgcaggacgtagcaggatgtagcaggatgtagcaggacacagcaggacgtagcaggacgtagcaggacacagcaggatgtagcaggatgtagcaggacacagcaggacacagcaggacacagcaggacgtagcaggacacagcaggacgtagcaggacgtagcagggcacagcaggacgttgcaggacgtagcagggcacagcaggacgttgCAGGACgttgcaggacgtagcagggcacagcaggacgtagcaggacgtagcagggcacagcaggacgtagcaggacgtggcaggacgtagcaggacgtagcaggacgtggcaggacgtagcaggacgtggcaggacgtggcaggacgtagcagggcacagcaggacgtagcaggacgtagcaggatgtagcagggaaCCGCAGAatgtgtagcgggaccatggcaacagctgctaccatgattttagAGCCTGAAATCATAGTTTCATCCTTTactttgtacctttttttttttttttttggtacaaGTTTGCACATCCAACAATTCTTCCATGTATATCACAGACTTGGAAAAAGCACCATCACGCACTAAGCTCCTGCTCCATCCTCACCATTTACTGAACTTTTTAGGCGCTTCATCAAGAGTATTTCACTCTCTTGACAACACCccagtgtttaaaatgttaaaataattggaaaaaaaacgtgTAAAATCACACGCACCCGTTGTAGAAAGCCATGATGAATGCAAGCCACGTGATGAGCCAACAGTCTCTGAATCGTTTCCCTCTCCACCCGTCTGTCCGTCTCCAGGTGACGGTGTACGCGGAGGAGGCTGCTGCGCCGACCTGCCGGTGTTTTTCTCCCTAAACAGCGGCCTGGTGGCGGTGGTGGCCCGGGAGAGCGCCTCCATCCTGCCGGAGACCATGGAGGACTCGCTGTGCTCCTCGCTGGCTCCGGAGGTAAAACTCAAACTGGCTGTGAGGGGATAAGGCTCAACACCAACGAAGAAGAACAGTATTGATTTATGCAAAGATCTGCAAGGGCCCCCCCCTTGCAGATCTATGGGTCAGGACTCAGGACTCAAGGCAGAGTTGTGATGTCCTGTTGTATTTTAACCccccaatgtagcacaagtagactttttttttcttcacatttacTGTTTTCCATCAGATCGTTTTTATAGATTTAGACATTTCCGACCGCACTTGAAAGCAGCTTCATTtctgggagagaaagagaaagaaagagacggagcgactgctttgttgttgcaggaaacagtcagctgttCCTTAAACTCCCGAGCAGTTCGGTGCTTCACTGACTTACATGTTCACCAACTTATATAGTTTTACACTTCATTTTGAAATCCATGGTCAATTAACTTCCTTtttaggaaattgtacctaaaacttcagttaaaaaagcaggaattatgaattatttagacaaataTTAAAGGAAGGATCAAGTAAATAAGGGTATAAGTAAACGTTTACAGCGTTAAAACCCCCcataaaaagatttcaaatcccaaaactgaaaatacaaaaacctACCCAACAATCTGCTATCCAAATCTTCGGATCTAGCTCTATACCTGACTCCAGGAAGACTTCGGCCACAACGTTGAAATCCAGTTAGGACAACGGGAACTTAAAAGAAGCACATGATTGGTATTggatatataataatatatgtgCAGATGAAATCTCGATGAACAAGGATTTGGGAAACTGCACCATCTGTTCCTAAAGAcagttaaccctcgtgttgtcttcccgtcaaaattgaatgTAAActcttttgttgacgctttttaatcaaCGTTTCAAATCTTTTCTAACGTTCTTGTCCCtttttgcaacacatttttcagtgtttgtcacttttttgaacgtttaacactacgtaacactaacttattaactttagttttacagttatttttggaatttatcgTTGACAAACCGaaattttaggaaattatacctaatttttgagttagaaaagcagaaattatgaattattgagactaaaattaaaggaatggatgttgatgataatcacagactggaatatgtcaacttttactcaatactatttcaaaaacacttcactttgttttccaaatgctataaaatcgaataagacgccccaaaattaatgaaagtagagatttgtacttggcaaagagcgttgggtggaatcaatcatgttattttggggaattaaaaagaacattgatataggacaacgggacaatttgacccaaggacagcATGATGacaacctgaggacaacatgagagttaaagaaagtctgtttgCCTCCACCTGAAAGCTAACGTtggtttagctaacagctaattcggctaaccgctactgagacagcatgtaaaagaccctcaaaagttaaaataactgttagaatatataacagctgttacttGAGCTCGTTTAACATACAATCACttaatacttgtctttattattactgttaagTCACAAATTGGAAATCCAGTAAGGACAACAGAAACTTAAAAGAAGCACTCACATTGTAATGTAGattcttgtgtttttgaagGTTTCAGCCATGGAGACTCCAACCAGATCTGAGCCGGTAGCTCAGGAGGACAAAACCAAACTGCTGAAGGCGGCTTTCCTGCATTTCTGTCGGTACGGTAACAATCCCAAATCTTCATATATGCAAATTCTTATATTGATTGTTTGGGAAATGGGAAAGAGTTGTCTGCTGGTTTCACACAACACCTTATTACTGAATATAAGACCTTATTACCGAATGTAAGACCTTATTACTGAATATAAGACCTTATTACCGAATATAAGACCTTATTACCGAATATAAGACCTTATTACTGAATATAAGACCTTATTGCTGAATATAAGACCTTATTGNNNNNNNNNNNNNNNNNNNNNNNNNNNNNNNNNNNNNNNNNNNNNNNNNNNNNNNNNNNNNNNNNNNNNNNNNNNNNNNNNNNNNNNNNNNNNNNNNNNNtgtgtgtgtgtgtgtgtgtgtgtgtgtgtgtgtcacttagagggaggagttataaagtctgacggccacaggcaggaatgatttcctgtagcgctctgtggtgcattttgggagaatgagtctttcactgaaagtgctcctgtgatttaACAGCAAGCCATGGAGAGGgtgcgagacattgtccaagaggacatgtagtttggacagcggTCCTGTTCCTGTTGATGTCATTTTTCCTTGTCTGTCTGTGGTTTGTTAAAGAAAAGCACCGGATCCGGTTCCAGTATTGCCTCCTGAACAATTCTGTGTTTGTCggccccctttttttttttttttttttttttagctgagGACCAGATCTCGGTGAAGGTGGACGAGAGCGGCTGGGCCTGGATGGTTTGTGGAGAGAGACTGATCATCTGGAAGATCTGCCAGACCGCCGTCGCCAAGGTAAGGTTCAGAACCTAAAAACTGCTTAGTGGGAAAACAACGACCGCCTTTACAACTGGAACTTTTCCCCTTCCTCGCAGGAGTCATCCctaaaggatcaataaagagaagtctaagtttACAGTCCGGAGaattaaagggatagtttggatccTTTAGTATTTAGGGGGGTATTAAGGGGGAGGGAGCATCACCAGAAGCCTTCAGAAACGACATCATGACggtacttatgccacgatatgattttatgcaattttaaacatattgcaatattctgcgatgtattgcaatttacaaccttttttccaactgctgattttttcccaaatttcaaatgacgtccccaaaaggaaaccaTGTTTTAACTAAAAAGAAACACTTCCAGGTTGTATAAGGAACTTCTCCATAGAGGGGGGCATTGAGAGCGAGCTCTCTTTTCCGATGACGCCCTGACTACAGCACAAATAAatcaaaggaaataaaaacaatctcaagaacacatacaaataaaatatatagacCACAAATAAATATTCTTAGCCAAAAACACAATACCCTAATTACTTGAGAATTTATTGAGAATTAACTGCTGCAGTCAGTATGaattaacatttgaaaaacctgttaaattatatatatttcaatatataAGTCGCACCTGACTATAAGTCGCAGCAACAGCCAAACTATGAAAACAAAGTGACTTCTACTCCGGAAAATACGGTAGTTTGCGTTACTGTACAACTTTGGGAAATTCAGACAAAGCCTTTAAAACACCAACGTCTACCAAccctctctatgtgtgtgtgtgtgtgtgtgtgtgtgtctgtgtgtgtgtgtgtgtctctgtctgtgtgtgtgtgtgtgtctgtgtgtgtttccctgcaGCTGTCGGTGTGTAAGGAGCTGCAGCTGCCCAGCAGCGAGTACAACTACACAGCCGACCTCGTGGCGGTGTCGTCCGGCGCTCCTCTGGAGACGGCGGCGGTGCAGTCCATCTCCGTCCTGGCGGTGTCTGTGGAGGGAACGGCTCGCCTGTGGCCCAGCATGGCCCAGGAGGGCAACTACACCGAGGCCGACGTGGACCTGGGAGACCTGTGCAACTTTGTTGTCGCTGTCCGTGTAcgtaaatcttttaaaaagtgtgggtgtgtgtgtgggtgagcgtgtgtgtgggtgagcgtgtgtgtgggtgagcgtgtgtgttgtgtgtgtgtgggtgagcgtgtgtgtgggtgagcgtgtgtgtgggcgagcgtgtgtgttgtgtgtgggtgAGCATGCGTGTGGGTGAGCGTGCGNNNNNNNNNNNNNNNNNNNNNNNNNNNNNNNNNNNNNNNNNNNNNNNNNNNNNNNNNNNNNNNNNNNNNNNNNNNNNNNNNNNNNNNNNNNNNNNNNNNNNNNNNNNNNNNNNNNNNNNNNNNNNNNNNNNNNNNNNNNNNNNNNNNNNNNNNNNNNNNNNNNNNNNGtggtatctgtgtgtgtgggtgtgaatgtgtgacttTTGCAGTTTAGTCCTCTAACTAATTCCGATACAGCTCAAACAAACCAAACGCAACATCCGTGCTGTTGTCTTTACTTCTGACTGTATTCTCCTCTCAGGGTGGAAGCTTCGTCTTGTCCTCAGAGAAGAGTCGTCTGCTGAGAGCCAGCGTGGACTCCTCGGGGAGGCTGCAGCACCGAGCCCTGCAGCAGGGCCAGGGCATGCTCTCCGGCATCGGACGCCGCGTCTCCAGCCTGTTCGGCATCCTCTCGCCACCCGCCAACGACACGGTGAGTCACGCTGACGGGTTCTCACTGTAAGAGAAACGTGTGGAGTTCAGTAGGTCTCTCTCGACGCCCCGCCGAGGACGCTTGTCAAAAAGTACGGGGAAGCTTTGTGACGCTTTGGCCGCTCTGACGTGGACCGGGAGAAGCACAGGCAGCCACGGCCAACACACGGACACTAGAAACCTTTATAAATTACATGTATAATGACAGAAGTTGTGTTAATTGGTCGCAACggagtctgttagcagttagctcgctcGTTAGCCGCTGAGCCGTGGCGTCGTGCAGGCAGAGCGAGCAGCcgccagactaacctagtgacccagactaatctagtgacccagactaacctagtgatccagactaacctagtgatccagactaacctagtgacccagactaacctagtgatccagactaacctagtgacccagactaatctagtgacccagactaacctagtgacccagactaacctagtgacccagactaacctagtgatccagactaacctagtgatccagactaacctagtgatccagactaacctagtgacccagactaacctagtgacccagactaacctagtgatccagactaacctagtgacccagacNNNNNNNNNNNNNNNNNNNNNNNNNNNNNNNNNNNNNNNNNNNNNNNNNNNNNNNNNNNNNNNNNNNNNNNNNNNNNNNNNNNNNNNNNNNNNNNNNNNNATATAGGGTGGTGTTATATGGGTCAGTGCAATATCAGGTTAGACAGGGCATGTGCAAAATTGTGGTTTGTGTAATAtacttgatgtttttgttgtctctatATGTCCTTTGTTCTCCATTCTTCTTGTTACTATCTGTTCTGACATGATGTGATCACTGTCCTTGTTTCTCTGTATATAGCctgtttatagtgtgtttgtatgcatttattattttttgtgtaccAACAACCTGCCAGGGggtctgcagatggaaattagcctaAGGCTATAATctggcatatttacatttgtgaaaatgttcattaatatgtattgtccccttttgtttttttttcaaagaaaaaagaaagaaagaaagaaagaaagaatggcCCCGGTCACTGTTCAATATACCAACATTATTAAAACCTGTGGATGATTCTGCGTCTGCAGATCGGCGTGGTAACAATGCATCTTAACATAGTACAATGTGTCCTTTATTTCCATTATTGTCCTATTGTCCTCTGCATCCAACCCATCCGCGCAAAGGGAGGAGTTACCTGACCTCAGGTCTCCATGGCAGGAGGGAGACCGAGGAAACCCCCACGAACAAGGGGAAAGAATTCAAAAGCCACACAGGAAAtgcaatgcaaatcaaaccagctattagtctgACCGAAATAACACCAGGCCAATGTCTGGGTCTGGTGAAGGGAGGTGatgatggggggaggggggtcaatcccaaaggccaagggaactttatcaggacgcgtagtatcctgatccattaaatacctggcctttaaaaataaaaacctgcctgcttctatgggattTTAACACAACACGTATActtatgccctctgtattttgGCCATGATCCTGCGGCCCtctgtagtggagtaaaaaagttaaaaagtacaatatctcCCTCTGACACGTAGAAGCAAATATGAACACCTTGATGCGTGCTCACCTGTGAGGCTGGCGGCCATCTCCTCCGCTGACTGGAAGAGCTTGGCTCCTTTCAGGGAGCCGTCGGTGTCCACATACTGCCTCCGCTTCAGGTACTGGGTCACGGCATACTGGATCTGCTCAGTGCGACCACGCTTCATGGCCTGGAAAAGAAAGGGCGTcagacaaaaagctgcggtaaagtcggacagtttccagccattttcaggctgaacaggaagtgacaaaaacactgtggtgcgattcaaTTGAATAAAGTACAATCAGACCCACAAATCAGCTGgtacactgtctccagttgttttaattatgacagagtagctctcaTAATGCTTTACATGAgatctgtttattttaattaacaacagacttATAATCAGTGATCTGAGATCAGATtttgtctctctgacttctaaatcTATCAGCCACACAATGTGTGTTCTATACAGAATaaacctttaaatcagacaaatagcagtttcccagcatgctctggggcc
The sequence above is drawn from the Etheostoma cragini isolate CJK2018 chromosome 2, CSU_Ecrag_1.0, whole genome shotgun sequence genome and encodes:
- the LOC117952044 gene encoding nuclear pore complex protein Nup133-like gives rise to the protein MVSPKGGVLKNHQQPMKSTSWSPNRLHSVLWEGGAGCLYTLTRSSLSKWELDDNWEQQILSWDAQRALTESIGDAIWGSESNYEELKEGANVTYLDMKLSQAGLVVLAAAWHPSDTPCLAYFCLVSLQDTGAAISDHFTVEVTKYNPPFQSVEALQATRLVLPRSPGSSAFLYNQETVFACSTGTSRGALPDERISFNSPGDGVRGGGCCADLPVFFSLNSGLVAVVARESASILPETMEDSLCSSLAPEVSAMETPTRSEPVAQEDKTKLLKAAFLHFCRYGNNPKSSYMQILILIQAMERVRDIVQEDM
- the LOC117952088 gene encoding nuclear pore complex protein Nup133-like — encoded protein: MVCGERLIIWKICQTAVAKLSVCKELQLPSSEYNYTADLVAVSSGAPLETAAVQSISVLAVSVEGTARLWPSMAQEGNYTEADVDLGDLCNFVVAVRGGSFVLSSEKSRLLRASVDSSGRLQHRALQQGQGMLSGIGRRVSSLFGILSPPANDTVSHADGFSL